Proteins encoded by one window of Martelella endophytica:
- a CDS encoding GcrA family cell cycle regulator translates to MRYWDRQEIEAMAAMRRDGKALTAIAKAWGVSRMVVAGIARRNPDLFPVRERKTEAEKAAAIEAERKAKAARLLAKRKKKPAPTTAIDAPIRRQVPIEAYDTQHMQLPGSPTVPFIDCGEFRCRLVLTPGGERLGPDAPCCGRPVAEGAAYCPEHQKLMYRPYERRMPAW, encoded by the coding sequence ATGAGGTACTGGGACCGTCAGGAGATCGAGGCGATGGCCGCGATGCGGCGGGATGGCAAGGCGCTGACGGCGATTGCCAAAGCGTGGGGTGTCTCGCGCATGGTCGTTGCCGGCATTGCCCGCCGCAATCCGGATCTGTTTCCGGTGAGGGAGAGGAAGACCGAAGCGGAGAAGGCAGCCGCCATCGAGGCCGAACGCAAGGCGAAGGCTGCAAGGCTGCTGGCGAAGCGGAAGAAGAAGCCTGCACCAACAACTGCCATCGATGCACCGATCCGCAGGCAGGTGCCGATCGAGGCCTATGACACACAGCACATGCAGCTTCCGGGCAGTCCCACCGTGCCGTTCATCGACTGCGGAGAATTCCGCTGCCGGCTGGTGCTGACACCGGGCGGCGAACGGCTCGGCCCGGATGCACCCTGTTGCGGAAGACCGGTGGCAGAAGGTGCTGCCTACTGCCCGGAACACCAGAAGCTGATGTATCGGCCTTACGAGAGGAGGATGCCGGCATGGTGA
- a CDS encoding S24 family peptidase, with protein sequence MKVREIPYNHSMELKDIVSTRLTELGIGHVTAAKRSGLKENFIGDILKGRKQSVQLRNLNRLAEALLLDPVAMSRGELVRTDRSAKAPQTKPSITKVLSDAPTISIRGQVTGLFTEETSQDDTEKVGAIPIIPSALMTISEVYALYVSGRSMEPQFFPGDLIFVNPARPARLGDCVVIVISHGPGSRRVLGVFDGENSETVTLRRHLAEGNAPLTTEIPKARITARHKVMTTNEIFGA encoded by the coding sequence ATGAAAGTACGGGAAATACCCTACAATCATTCTATGGAATTAAAGGATATCGTCAGCACCCGATTGACCGAACTTGGCATTGGTCATGTGACCGCGGCAAAGCGCAGCGGGCTGAAAGAAAATTTTATTGGCGACATTCTCAAAGGCAGGAAGCAGAGCGTGCAGCTCCGCAACCTCAACCGACTTGCCGAAGCATTGCTGCTCGACCCCGTAGCCATGAGCCGCGGCGAACTCGTACGCACAGATAGATCGGCAAAAGCGCCGCAAACCAAACCCTCGATCACGAAGGTACTCTCAGACGCGCCAACGATATCGATCCGCGGCCAGGTCACAGGATTATTCACCGAAGAAACCTCCCAAGACGATACCGAGAAGGTGGGGGCTATCCCCATAATTCCGTCAGCCCTAATGACTATTTCGGAGGTGTATGCCCTCTATGTGTCAGGCCGATCGATGGAACCACAGTTCTTTCCTGGCGACCTGATATTTGTAAATCCTGCTCGCCCGGCTCGGCTCGGCGACTGCGTTGTGATAGTGATTAGTCATGGACCCGGCTCACGCCGCGTGCTTGGTGTTTTTGACGGCGAGAACTCGGAAACGGTCACTCTCAGGAGGCACCTGGCAGAGGGCAACGCGCCTCTAACAACCGAGATTCCAAAGGCGCGCATTACCGCGCGTCATAAAGTCATGACCACCAACGAAATCTTCGGGGCGTAA
- a CDS encoding tyrosine-type recombinase/integrase, whose protein sequence is MKVNYPGLIREALPSGNFRWRVRPEGRPKQKIRIHCGPGDDDFQRQYLAARRGDKPEPLRTASDYAKPRSIGWLINSYFEYLDKRVDAGTTSAKTLKKKKNLLSRLLTHPDRVMLIPTEKLIEFQDAMSASPAQADAYIEAVAIMYDWAIKRRYISHNPARGIEKIYRKGNGATPWKAADVRAFLARHRQGTKPHVAMSVLLWTGCRIEDLTFLGPVNECVIDGVEALRWKPKKRGSTEVTIPLLPPLKAATRAAEQQGKTYVVSRGNKPFASGDSMSAMFKRWCREADLGHLSAHGVRKGLAELLAELGCSQYEIMAILGHSEARTSEVYTRRVERWKLALGAMERIDVSHAWR, encoded by the coding sequence ATGAAAGTCAATTATCCAGGGCTGATCCGCGAGGCCCTGCCTTCCGGCAATTTTCGCTGGCGTGTTCGCCCCGAGGGCAGACCCAAGCAAAAAATCCGCATTCATTGCGGCCCGGGCGATGACGATTTCCAGAGACAATATCTGGCGGCACGGCGGGGCGACAAACCCGAGCCGCTTCGCACGGCTTCCGATTACGCCAAACCAAGGTCGATCGGTTGGTTGATCAACAGCTACTTCGAATACCTCGATAAGCGCGTCGACGCGGGAACGACCAGCGCGAAAACACTCAAGAAGAAGAAGAACCTTCTCTCAAGGCTGCTGACGCATCCCGATCGCGTGATGCTCATACCCACCGAGAAGCTGATCGAATTTCAGGACGCCATGAGCGCTTCGCCGGCGCAGGCGGATGCGTATATTGAAGCAGTAGCGATCATGTATGACTGGGCGATCAAGCGCCGGTACATCAGCCATAACCCGGCGAGGGGCATTGAGAAAATTTACCGCAAAGGCAACGGCGCCACACCATGGAAAGCTGCTGACGTGCGCGCATTTCTGGCCAGGCACAGGCAGGGAACGAAGCCACATGTCGCCATGTCCGTTCTTCTTTGGACCGGATGTCGTATCGAAGACCTGACCTTTTTGGGCCCGGTCAATGAATGCGTGATCGACGGAGTGGAAGCCCTTCGCTGGAAGCCCAAGAAGAGAGGCTCCACCGAGGTTACCATTCCACTGCTGCCACCGCTGAAGGCTGCGACGCGCGCGGCTGAACAACAGGGAAAGACCTATGTCGTCAGTCGCGGCAACAAGCCCTTTGCTAGCGGCGACAGTATGTCTGCCATGTTCAAGCGCTGGTGCAGAGAAGCGGATCTGGGGCATCTTTCAGCGCATGGCGTGCGCAAGGGCCTCGCCGAACTGTTGGCGGAGCTCGGCTGCAGCCAGTACGAGATCATGGCGATCCTCGGTCACTCGGAAGCACGAACAAGTGAGGTTTACACGCGCCGCGTCGAGCGCTGGAAACTGGCGCTCGGGGCTATGGAGCGTATCGACGTATCGCATGCTTGGCGATAG
- a CDS encoding dipeptidase — MLDPRTPLIFDGHNDLLARIHLKHTSIEDVVGGSAKGHIDLPRALKGGFAGGFFALWVPSTQTGASANGSQESGNYTDVPLPGMVAWEDAIKVVISEVAIFQRLAAAGVLTPCTTVKQLKAALPGEPMAAILHLEGAEAIDPEFYTLELLHAAGLRSLGPVWSRPTLFGHGVPFRFPSTGDIGPGLTDLGKELVRQCNRLKIMLDVSHLNEKGFDDLAAISDAPIVATHSNAHAVSPHARNLTDRQLAVIAERDGLVGLNFATAFLRDDGRMIEDTPIEPMLRHLDHLIAKLGEDRVALGSDFDGAIVPKDIADIGGLPALREAMRSHGFGDDLMAKICNGNWMRVLARTWGEEEEL; from the coding sequence ATGCTCGATCCACGCACCCCACTCATATTCGACGGGCACAATGACCTGCTCGCCCGGATACATCTCAAGCACACCAGCATTGAGGACGTGGTCGGTGGCAGTGCGAAGGGGCATATCGATCTGCCCCGTGCTCTCAAGGGGGGCTTTGCGGGCGGCTTCTTCGCGCTTTGGGTGCCATCCACACAGACTGGAGCAAGTGCCAACGGATCGCAGGAGAGCGGCAACTACACTGATGTGCCGTTGCCCGGAATGGTGGCGTGGGAAGATGCGATTAAGGTTGTCATTTCCGAGGTGGCGATCTTCCAAAGGCTTGCCGCCGCGGGAGTTCTGACGCCATGCACGACCGTCAAGCAGCTGAAAGCTGCGCTACCGGGAGAGCCGATGGCTGCTATCCTCCATCTGGAGGGAGCCGAGGCCATCGACCCTGAGTTCTATACGCTCGAACTACTCCATGCCGCGGGGCTGCGCTCGCTCGGGCCGGTCTGGAGCCGGCCGACGCTATTCGGCCATGGCGTGCCGTTTCGCTTCCCCTCTACAGGCGACATCGGACCGGGGTTGACCGACCTCGGCAAGGAACTGGTGCGCCAGTGCAACCGCCTCAAGATCATGCTCGACGTCTCACACCTCAACGAGAAGGGCTTTGACGATCTGGCAGCGATCTCCGATGCCCCCATCGTCGCTACGCACTCCAATGCCCACGCCGTCAGCCCGCACGCCCGCAACCTCACCGACCGCCAGCTCGCGGTAATCGCCGAGCGCGATGGGCTGGTGGGCCTGAACTTCGCCACGGCATTTCTGCGTGATGACGGCCGCATGATCGAGGATACTCCCATCGAGCCGATGCTCCGCCACCTCGATCATCTGATCGCGAAGCTCGGTGAGGATCGAGTTGCGCTCGGTTCGGATTTCGACGGCGCAATCGTACCCAAAGACATCGCCGATATCGGCGGTTTGCCCGCACTGAGAGAGGCAATGCGTTCCCATGGTTTCGGCGATGATCTGATGGCCAAGATCTGCAACGGCAACTGGATGAGAGTGCTGGCGCGGACATGGGGCGAAGAAGAAGAATTATAG
- a CDS encoding LysR substrate-binding domain-containing protein, with protein sequence MERLSLPPLSRLPSFEAAARYESFTAAAEELGLTQTAVSKQIAALEADLGVALFERRNRRAFLTDAGRAFGRVISTALADISAEASKLRGGPETGGIVLHCQLCEAFYWLMPRLSRFHERNPGLDVRVISALGPLTDTSEPFDVAIQTTGRPSGCARLAFTAADEVFPVASPGLVKEKLPLSPADLVHYPLLTHQVLPQDWMDWPGWFDAIDRGFPRKPRITSLDSYPLVLQAAIAGQGIALGWRRTVSGLIESGQLQQVCAETVFRPAEISVFRGSRRGHHAETDALLAWLKEEFGA encoded by the coding sequence ATGGAACGATTGTCTCTGCCACCCCTTTCGCGTTTGCCATCTTTCGAAGCTGCCGCGAGATACGAGAGTTTCACCGCGGCCGCAGAAGAACTCGGCTTGACCCAGACTGCAGTGAGCAAGCAGATTGCGGCGCTTGAAGCCGATCTCGGCGTTGCGCTTTTCGAGCGGCGCAACAGAAGGGCATTCCTCACGGATGCGGGACGGGCCTTCGGGCGGGTCATCAGTACAGCTCTTGCCGATATCTCGGCCGAGGCTTCGAAACTGAGGGGAGGGCCCGAGACGGGCGGGATCGTGCTGCATTGTCAGCTTTGTGAGGCGTTCTATTGGCTGATGCCGCGCCTGTCCCGCTTTCACGAGCGCAATCCCGGATTGGATGTCCGCGTCATCAGCGCCCTCGGCCCTCTAACTGATACCTCCGAACCCTTCGATGTTGCTATCCAGACAACGGGCCGTCCTTCGGGCTGCGCACGCCTGGCTTTCACCGCCGCAGATGAGGTGTTTCCGGTTGCCTCGCCGGGATTGGTCAAGGAGAAGCTGCCGCTATCGCCCGCCGATCTTGTGCACTATCCGTTGCTGACGCATCAGGTGCTGCCGCAGGACTGGATGGATTGGCCAGGATGGTTTGATGCCATTGACCGTGGCTTCCCTCGGAAGCCGAGGATAACCAGTTTAGACAGCTACCCGCTGGTTCTTCAGGCCGCCATAGCCGGGCAGGGGATCGCGCTCGGCTGGCGCAGAACTGTTTCCGGCCTTATCGAAAGCGGGCAGCTCCAGCAGGTCTGCGCCGAAACCGTTTTCCGCCCCGCGGAAATTTCAGTGTTTCGTGGATCTCGCCGGGGACACCACGCTGAAACAGACGCGCTCCTTGCATGGCTCAAGGAGGAGTTCGGGGCTTAG
- a CDS encoding DMT family transporter translates to MLAFFKAQLHTGTRLQGTASIVLAVFLLSLSDALVKDAGARFGLAQIILLRSLVATVMIAATLVVIGGPAALRLRCSLWVWARSLSLAAMWLCYYAALPSTPFALAAVCYYTSPIWMALMTRILGTHTGKKGWTAVTLSMAGAFLAVGPRMGALPVTLFLPLAAAAFYALAGVITWNRCQKETAGALALNLNLCLGLLASGGILALAIMHPSENQGFVFAIWPDLRGADWGLAIILGCLLAVITTLVARAYRLAPTPLIGVFDTAYLGFAAFWSVVFFDAVPTTPEGIGIALIALGAIMMSFQRGRP, encoded by the coding sequence ATGCTCGCGTTTTTCAAAGCACAACTTCACACTGGCACCCGCCTGCAGGGCACCGCCTCTATCGTCCTGGCAGTTTTCCTGCTGTCTTTATCCGACGCGCTGGTGAAAGACGCTGGGGCACGGTTTGGGCTGGCGCAAATCATCCTATTGCGCTCGCTCGTCGCGACAGTCATGATTGCGGCGACGCTTGTCGTCATCGGTGGGCCAGCCGCACTCCGCCTGAGGTGTTCCCTGTGGGTCTGGGCCCGAAGTCTCAGCCTGGCAGCAATGTGGCTCTGTTACTATGCCGCGCTTCCATCGACCCCATTCGCACTCGCAGCGGTCTGCTACTACACGTCGCCGATCTGGATGGCGCTGATGACACGTATCCTGGGCACCCACACCGGAAAGAAAGGCTGGACCGCTGTAACCCTATCGATGGCGGGCGCGTTTCTGGCAGTAGGGCCACGCATGGGCGCCCTGCCGGTTACGCTCTTCCTGCCACTGGCCGCAGCCGCATTCTACGCTTTGGCGGGTGTCATCACATGGAACCGCTGCCAGAAGGAAACAGCGGGCGCCCTGGCGTTGAACCTCAATCTGTGCCTTGGGCTTTTGGCGAGCGGCGGGATCCTAGCATTGGCCATCATGCACCCATCGGAAAATCAGGGCTTCGTTTTCGCAATCTGGCCCGACCTTCGCGGAGCCGACTGGGGGCTCGCCATCATTCTCGGCTGCCTTCTCGCAGTCATCACCACACTGGTTGCACGCGCCTACCGTCTGGCGCCGACACCGCTCATTGGCGTTTTCGATACTGCCTATCTGGGATTCGCAGCATTCTGGAGCGTCGTCTTCTTCGACGCGGTACCGACAACACCAGAAGGCATCGGCATTGCTTTGATCGCGCTGGGCGCGATTATGATGAGTTTTCAAAGGGGCAGGCCATAA
- the galU gene encoding UTP--glucose-1-phosphate uridylyltransferase GalU — MPSRKKVRKAVLPVAGLGTRFLPATKVVPKEMLPVVDKPIVQYVVDEAIEAGIEHFVFVTGRNKHVIEDYFDIQYELEATLKARNKNAELSLLATMLPKAGTATFTRQQEPHGLGHAVWCAREIVGPEPFALILPDMVMEADKPCLKGMMEVYDVAGGNVVSVEECDPSLAHKYGIVGVGETVGNGFKITEMIEKPEPGTAPSNYFINGRYILQPEIFPILAETERGAGNEIQLTDGMLKLAQSQEFFGYKFDGQTFDCGSKEGFIIANVALALKREDIRPKVEDELKALIAALK, encoded by the coding sequence TTGCCCTCACGTAAAAAGGTTCGCAAGGCGGTTCTGCCGGTCGCCGGTCTCGGTACACGCTTCCTGCCCGCGACCAAGGTCGTGCCGAAGGAAATGCTGCCCGTCGTCGACAAGCCGATCGTGCAGTACGTGGTCGACGAGGCGATCGAAGCCGGCATCGAGCACTTCGTCTTCGTCACCGGCCGCAACAAGCACGTCATCGAGGATTATTTCGATATCCAGTACGAGCTGGAAGCGACGCTGAAGGCGCGCAACAAGAATGCGGAGCTGAGCCTGCTTGCCACGATGCTGCCGAAGGCCGGCACGGCGACCTTTACCCGTCAGCAGGAACCCCACGGTCTTGGCCACGCTGTCTGGTGCGCCCGCGAGATCGTCGGCCCCGAGCCCTTCGCTCTGATCCTGCCCGACATGGTGATGGAAGCCGACAAGCCCTGCCTGAAGGGCATGATGGAAGTCTACGACGTTGCCGGCGGCAATGTCGTCTCGGTCGAGGAATGCGACCCCTCACTTGCCCACAAGTATGGCATTGTCGGCGTCGGCGAAACGGTCGGCAACGGTTTCAAGATCACAGAGATGATTGAAAAGCCGGAACCGGGTACGGCGCCGTCCAACTACTTCATCAATGGCCGCTACATCCTGCAGCCGGAAATCTTCCCGATCCTTGCCGAGACCGAGCGCGGCGCCGGCAACGAGATCCAGCTCACCGACGGTATGCTGAAGCTTGCCCAGAGCCAGGAATTCTTCGGTTACAAGTTCGATGGCCAGACCTTCGACTGCGGCTCCAAGGAAGGCTTCATCATCGCCAATGTGGCGCTGGCGCTGAAGCGCGAAGATATCCGCCCGAAGGTCGAGGACGAGCTCAAGGCGCTGATTGCCGCGCTGAAATAG
- a CDS encoding L,D-transpeptidase produces the protein MISSSLSRRAFLLGSLSTAAMLSACASNPQGPAMPVPQVPTPAADPELEARYAAFEDDGHLVPAVPYQQMDPKYLRQRVTDPTGEAPGTVVVDTANRFLYLVEEGGTAMRYGVGIGREGFAWQGEGVIHWRQRWPRWKPPAEMIARQPELEIYSVANGGMAPGIDNPLGARALYIFQNGEDTLYRLHGSPEWNSIGKSVSSGCVRLINHDIVDLYDRVPYHARIVVYQEPLIAAL, from the coding sequence ATGATATCCAGTTCCCTCTCGCGCCGTGCCTTTCTTTTGGGTTCCCTTTCGACCGCGGCTATGCTTTCCGCATGTGCCTCAAACCCGCAGGGCCCAGCCATGCCGGTGCCTCAGGTACCGACGCCCGCGGCGGATCCGGAACTGGAAGCGCGGTATGCGGCTTTCGAAGATGACGGGCACCTTGTGCCGGCCGTCCCATATCAGCAGATGGATCCGAAATATCTCCGGCAGCGCGTCACCGATCCGACAGGCGAGGCGCCGGGCACCGTTGTCGTCGATACGGCCAACCGGTTTCTCTACCTTGTCGAAGAGGGAGGAACCGCAATGCGCTATGGCGTTGGCATTGGTCGTGAGGGTTTCGCTTGGCAGGGCGAGGGCGTCATCCACTGGCGGCAGCGCTGGCCGCGCTGGAAGCCGCCGGCGGAGATGATCGCGCGACAGCCTGAACTCGAAATCTACTCCGTCGCCAACGGGGGCATGGCTCCCGGCATCGACAATCCGCTCGGCGCCCGGGCTCTCTACATATTCCAGAACGGCGAGGACACGCTCTACCGCCTGCACGGAAGCCCTGAATGGAATTCGATCGGCAAGAGTGTTTCCTCGGGCTGTGTACGCCTGATCAACCACGACATCGTCGATCTCTATGACCGCGTCCCCTATCACGCCCGCATCGTGGTGTATCAGGAGCCTCTAATCGCGGCGCTTTGA
- a CDS encoding carotenoid oxygenase family protein: MSRDRITETISWRSDNPHLTGNFAPVGTEIDSERLEVLEGAIPEGLAGAYIRNGPNPRYQPSSYNYPLEGDGMLHAVSFENGIARYRNRYVRTRSFEIEDLAGHAVFGGLMSPSPVDAKYLGPDDDPENPFKASAFVSVMQHGDHLLALGEGEPAWEIGPDLETRGPWMAGTGSPILMGAHNRVHPVTGDLFALNYDLMSPTVTIHHIGRDGRLRRSFDVGLAAPSMIHDFVLTERYLVLLIGPAVFDLQKMMEGGSFIQWRGDLGTRIAVVPLDGGKPRWFEAEAFFVFHFANGFERSSEIVIDYVRHQKLYFGYGERNSEPPRLHRLVLDTTSGRIREQPWFEKVVEFPRIDERRTSVSNRYIFAPTLTETLTGGNGASGTFNCLLRVDTETGDISAHDFGNRIAGEAVFIPHGNGETAGWLATYVYDPETDGSELVLLDAGRISDEPVLRLRLPQRVPQGLHGAWVPA, from the coding sequence ATGAGCCGGGATCGCATCACCGAGACGATCAGTTGGCGTTCCGACAATCCGCATCTCACTGGCAATTTCGCACCGGTCGGCACGGAGATCGATTCCGAAAGGCTCGAAGTCCTGGAGGGGGCGATCCCCGAGGGCCTGGCCGGCGCCTACATCAGGAACGGGCCGAATCCCCGTTACCAGCCTTCGTCCTACAATTACCCGCTGGAAGGCGACGGGATGCTGCATGCAGTCAGCTTCGAAAACGGGATTGCGCGTTATCGCAACCGATATGTCCGAACCCGCAGCTTTGAGATCGAGGATCTCGCCGGTCACGCCGTCTTTGGTGGGCTGATGAGCCCGTCGCCGGTCGATGCCAAATACCTCGGGCCGGATGACGATCCGGAGAACCCCTTCAAGGCCTCGGCCTTTGTCAGCGTCATGCAGCACGGGGATCATCTGCTGGCATTGGGCGAGGGGGAGCCGGCATGGGAAATCGGCCCGGACCTGGAAACGCGGGGACCATGGATGGCGGGCACCGGCAGCCCGATCCTGATGGGCGCGCACAATCGCGTCCACCCCGTCACTGGCGATCTCTTTGCCCTCAACTACGACCTGATGTCTCCGACCGTCACGATCCACCATATCGGCCGAGACGGGCGGCTTCGTCGCAGCTTCGATGTCGGGCTGGCGGCGCCCAGCATGATCCATGATTTCGTTCTCACCGAGCGCTACCTCGTCCTGCTCATCGGTCCGGCCGTGTTCGATCTGCAGAAGATGATGGAAGGTGGCTCATTCATTCAGTGGCGGGGAGATCTTGGAACTCGCATTGCGGTCGTGCCTCTGGATGGTGGCAAGCCCCGATGGTTCGAAGCCGAGGCGTTTTTCGTTTTTCATTTTGCAAACGGGTTCGAGCGCAGCAGCGAGATCGTGATCGACTATGTCCGCCACCAGAAGCTCTATTTCGGCTATGGCGAGCGCAACAGCGAGCCCCCGAGGCTGCACAGACTGGTGCTTGATACGACGTCGGGGCGGATCCGCGAGCAGCCGTGGTTCGAGAAGGTGGTCGAGTTTCCCCGGATCGATGAGCGGCGGACATCAGTTTCGAACCGGTATATCTTTGCGCCAACCCTGACCGAGACACTGACAGGCGGAAACGGCGCTTCCGGCACATTCAACTGCCTCCTGCGGGTCGACACCGAAACCGGTGACATATCAGCGCATGACTTCGGCAACCGGATTGCGGGCGAGGCAGTTTTCATTCCCCACGGGAACGGGGAAACGGCCGGATGGCTTGCCACCTATGTCTATGATCCGGAAACGGACGGGAGCGAGCTTGTGCTTCTCGATGCCGGCCGGATTTCCGATGAGCCGGTGCTGCGTCTGCGACTGCCGCAGCGGGTGCCACAAGGGCTTCACGGCGCGTGGGTGCCGGCCTGA